The following coding sequences are from one Hymenobacter sp. DG25A window:
- a CDS encoding T9SS type A sorting domain-containing protein — translation MPGLSRCVSFWFALLLILTTGTPLQAQFHSLLVQTDGSLWAWGNNAYGQLGNGTTTDQATPVRIDSGTKWKSAEAGQYYTLAIRQDGTLWAWGKNSAGQLGDGTTTNRTTPVQIAAGTKWISVSAGTGHTLAIRQDGTLWAWGDNWYGALGDGTTTPRPAPVQLLPGTTWQCVSAGDYHSAAIRADGSVWTWGNNTAGALGDGSTTQRRTPTKVASNMAFVSAGMGYVAAIDKAGTLWNWGEQSPLKTTSPNLSPTEFRPYNFPAGTKWKSVSAGAQHCLMIKTDGTLWSTGYNSFGNLGIGSRDNVVPNEVVAGTSWQTITAASYHNLAVRQDGSVWTWGYNYAGALGTATIKTVALPLPLAVAPEVAWKSYSGSGAFSAAIDTEGNLWSWGASQPFGPNFGKWYVAPTKLESTQQWDKVVTGKNYLLSIRHDGSLWAWGTVPGRYARDSYDSKTDTYVAVPVVAGTTWRTVAAGPICAWGIQQDSTLWGWGGSSGTTYTKPVVGDGTNQSRSEPVQLVAGSRWLQISASLIDYFEPYQTGYYAAAIRQDSTLWMWGYNAKGQLGMGDQGTRLAPEQVQPGTKWQSVSTGGNHTVAIAQNGTLWTWGSNEYGKLGNGTTTDSWKPIQIAASRTWKVASAGANFTVAIDEDGKLWAWGYNAEGALGNGSTINSTIPQAVASDATWQSVQAGMNHAMATRQDGKLWTWGANNYGQAGQTYYSGVPVRIGTLGLPLAVRENSATGSNTLQLTAWPLPFGSAGVQVQLHSIQPGAATVSLLDAAGRLLWQCPTYVRATATTLLLPEAGALSAGMYFLRVQQGQQQATMRLIHE, via the coding sequence ATGCCTGGTTTATCCCGTTGTGTCAGTTTCTGGTTTGCCTTATTGCTTATTCTTACAACTGGAACGCCCCTTCAGGCTCAGTTTCACTCGCTTCTTGTTCAAACCGATGGCAGCCTCTGGGCCTGGGGCAACAATGCATATGGCCAGCTCGGCAACGGCACCACCACTGACCAGGCCACACCTGTTCGCATTGATTCCGGCACTAAATGGAAGAGTGCCGAAGCCGGGCAGTACTATACACTCGCCATTCGCCAGGACGGCACCCTGTGGGCCTGGGGCAAAAATAGCGCCGGGCAATTAGGTGACGGCACCACTACCAACCGCACCACCCCCGTGCAGATTGCTGCCGGCACCAAATGGATAAGCGTGAGTGCCGGTACCGGCCATACCCTGGCCATTCGGCAGGATGGCACCCTGTGGGCATGGGGCGACAACTGGTACGGCGCCCTGGGCGACGGCACCACCACCCCCCGCCCGGCTCCCGTTCAGCTGTTGCCCGGTACCACCTGGCAATGCGTGAGTGCGGGCGACTATCATTCAGCCGCCATCCGGGCCGATGGTTCGGTGTGGACCTGGGGCAACAATACCGCCGGTGCCTTGGGCGACGGTTCCACCACGCAACGTAGAACGCCCACCAAAGTAGCCTCCAATATGGCTTTCGTAAGCGCCGGCATGGGCTACGTCGCAGCCATCGACAAAGCCGGCACGCTGTGGAACTGGGGAGAGCAAAGCCCACTGAAAACCACTTCCCCGAACCTGTCGCCGACCGAGTTCCGGCCGTACAACTTTCCGGCGGGCACCAAATGGAAGAGTGTGAGTGCCGGCGCCCAGCACTGCCTCATGATCAAGACCGACGGCACGCTGTGGAGCACCGGCTATAACAGCTTCGGCAACCTCGGTATCGGCTCGCGCGACAACGTCGTTCCCAATGAAGTAGTAGCTGGCACAAGTTGGCAGACCATCACGGCCGCCAGCTACCACAACTTGGCTGTGCGGCAGGACGGCTCCGTCTGGACCTGGGGCTATAACTACGCCGGGGCTTTGGGCACAGCTACTATCAAGACTGTAGCCCTGCCCTTGCCCCTCGCTGTGGCGCCCGAGGTAGCCTGGAAAAGCTATAGTGGCAGCGGCGCGTTTTCGGCGGCCATCGATACCGAGGGCAACTTATGGAGCTGGGGCGCTTCGCAGCCTTTTGGCCCCAACTTCGGCAAATGGTACGTAGCCCCAACCAAGCTGGAAAGCACGCAGCAATGGGATAAAGTAGTAACGGGCAAAAACTACCTGCTAAGCATCCGGCACGACGGTAGCCTGTGGGCCTGGGGCACCGTCCCCGGCCGCTACGCCCGGGACTCCTACGATAGCAAAACTGACACCTACGTCGCTGTGCCAGTAGTAGCCGGCACCACTTGGCGCACCGTAGCCGCGGGCCCGATTTGTGCGTGGGGCATTCAGCAGGACAGCACCCTCTGGGGCTGGGGCGGCAGCAGCGGAACTACCTACACCAAGCCTGTTGTGGGGGATGGCACCAACCAGTCGCGGTCGGAGCCGGTGCAGCTGGTTGCGGGCTCCCGCTGGCTGCAGATCAGCGCCAGCCTCATAGATTACTTTGAGCCTTATCAAACCGGCTACTACGCGGCCGCTATTCGCCAGGACAGTACCCTTTGGATGTGGGGCTATAATGCCAAAGGCCAGTTGGGCATGGGCGACCAGGGCACGCGGCTGGCGCCGGAGCAGGTGCAGCCGGGCACCAAATGGCAATCAGTCAGCACCGGCGGAAATCATACCGTGGCCATTGCCCAGAATGGCACCCTCTGGACCTGGGGCAGCAATGAGTACGGCAAGCTGGGCAACGGCACCACCACCGATTCGTGGAAACCCATTCAGATAGCGGCCAGCCGGACCTGGAAAGTCGCAAGTGCAGGAGCGAACTTTACAGTAGCCATTGACGAAGATGGAAAACTATGGGCCTGGGGCTATAATGCAGAAGGAGCCCTTGGCAATGGCTCTACCATCAACTCTACCATTCCCCAAGCGGTGGCTTCTGACGCCACATGGCAAAGCGTGCAGGCAGGTATGAACCACGCCATGGCCACGCGCCAAGACGGTAAGCTATGGACCTGGGGAGCAAATAATTATGGACAAGCCGGCCAAACGTACTATAGCGGGGTGCCCGTGCGCATTGGTACTCTGGGCCTGCCATTGGCGGTGCGGGAAAATTCAGCAACTGGCAGCAATACACTGCAGCTAACGGCCTGGCCGCTGCCTTTCGG